A window of Limosilactobacillus reuteri genomic DNA:
AATACGCAATCGGGAGGTGGAAAAGGACTCCGGTACCAAGCCATCAAAGAACTAAATCAAGAAAATGGATGGTCAATTAGCCAGTTGTGTAAAATAGCTGATTCTTCGCGAGATGGTTATTACAAATGGCTCAATCGAAAGCCAAGTCGATATCATAATGAGCAAGCAGAGTTACTTGAAGCGATTGTAGAGTTAGAAGAAGAACATAATTGGACGCTGGGATATTTAGCGATGACTACACAGTTAAGCTTTGAAAACCGTTTAAGCTTTACCGCTGGATTAAAACGAATAACTAATTGCATGCGTAAGCATGGAATTAGATCAAATATTAGGAAGAAGAAGCGCAATCGAATTCAACGCCATGAAGAATACATCAATGACAACTTATTGCAGGGACAATTCAACCGTGAAACTAAAAATGAAGTGTGGGTTACCGACACAACGGAAGTTGCCTACGGCGAACACACACTTCATAAAGTACGAGTACACGTTATTTTAGATTTATATGGTCGTTACGCTTTAAGCTACAATATTTCAGACACAGAAACTTCATCAGCAGTAATTGAAACCTTTAATCGTGCTTTTACGGTTGAACCTGATGCGCAACCAATGGTCCATACTGACCGCGGATCAGCTTACTGCTCAAGTATGTTCAACGACTACTTAGCCTCTAAAAATTGTATTCATAGTATGTCACACCCCGGTCATCCTTGGGAAAACTCCCCCATAGAGCGTTGGTGGAATGACTTCAAGCTAATCTGGATTAACAAACATAATCGTCCTAAGACGCTAGCAGAGCTAGAACAGCTCGTCAAAGGAGCCATTGAATACTTTAATACCAAACGCGCTTACACAAGCAAAAACGGCTTGACCGCGGAACAATTCCGCAATCAAGCCTCCTAAAATTTTTATCTATTTGATCTGTATACTTGACGGGACATAGTGCCGTGGGAGACCTTTTTATTTAACTTTATATCATCGAATTTGTTCAAACTTAGTCGCTTTATGATCAATTCCTTGACCAGCATTGGCAATCTGATAAGTAAAGTTACCAGACCGCATCTTTTTGCCTAATGCTAACATGTGATTATATTGCCACATCGAAACCTTCCCATTCTGGAGTTTCGAAAGGGTCAAGCGATTCCCTTGCGCCTTATAATTCCACTTGCCATCCTTAGCATTATATTGGTAGGCTTGTTGAAAATCACTAGCGCTATTACTTGCTTTAATTGCTGTATCTTTATCCGGAGTAACAACAACCTGATCTCCGCTTGTGGCAAAGGTCATATAGGCATTCTGATTGCCCGACACTGATGTATACTCATAAACGTGACCAGGAAGGCAGGCGTTTAGCCACTGTCCGACTGGCATAGAGGTAAAAGCCACCAATGACAAACATTGCTGCTACTAAAACAGAAATAATAATTTTGTCTTTTTTGCATTTCTTATCCCCTATTACTCATCGTCAGAAGTGTCGGTGTCTTGATCGCTAGTAGTAGCTTGACTGTGGCTATCTTCATCGTCACTGCTGCTTTGACTGCTGTCATCGCTGCTCTCACTTTCGCTGCTACTGCTACTATCACTATCTTCGTCATCCTTAGTGCTGCTACTATTGCTGCTATCAGCGTCATCATTGACACTAGCGTAAACATGGATCTCGTTGCCATCTTTTTCAATGTAAACTGTCGTATCCTTCTTAGCTTTTGAACCTAGGGCACTTTCAATTTCACTAAGGATCGCATCATAGTCATTCTTCTTAGCATCTTTTAAGATCGCTGCCGAATCAACATTAAGTTCATCAGCATCACTACCGCCATCCCCTTCATCAAAGGATAACTTGTCATTATCATTAGCATCGTTCAAGCCACTTACAATGTCAGAAGCATCGATTGATGAAGATTGATGTTTTTTATGCTTAGGGGACTTAGTTGAGCTAGATTGACTAGCGCTTTGTTCATTATCATTGTCATTGTTATTAAATGAATTCACTGCGCCCGCCTTGTAAATTGTTGTCGAATGATCAGAATTGTCGGAATTATCGTAATTTTTAACAACTGATTGTGGTTGAACGGCAATATTTACTGTAGTTGGTCCGTTATTGATTGTAATTTTAGTCTGGGCCACAACATTTGGATTTACATTGGGATCATAGACAGCAGGAACGCTTCCTTCACGGTTTAAGATAAGAACATCCCCGGCAAAAATTAAGTTAGCATTTTGAATGTTATTATCATAGCAAAGTTTAGCCATAGGAATCCCGGTTGCAGCTGAGATCCCTGATAAAGTGTCACCCCACTGAATAATATAACGAGTGCCATTAAGGTTATTGGTATTAATGTGTTACATCGCCATGCTATTAGAAATTTGTTCAGGGGTATTAGCAATCCAATTAGTAATATCAGCTTGCTCTTCTGGTGATCCACTGGCATTATCAGCCTCAACAGTTGCCACAGAGCCAATCATTACTGACCCTGCCAAAACAGCAGTCATAAAAGTAGCTGCTAGTTGTTTCTTGCTTAACTTCATAGAATTATCCTCCCTAATAGTATCAAACCTATTAATACAGAAATAATTTTACTGCTATTAGAATAATTTTTTAAATGCAGGTATGACCCTTTCTATTTGGCGCTGGTTTTAATAAGATAGAACGAACCAAAAACGGCAACCAATGCATAGATTGCCCCAACATACCCAATCTGGTTAATTTGAACAAAATTGATACTGATCGAAGCTGTCAAGGAACCAATCGACACCCCCACGTTCGTACAAATTGGATTTAATGAAGACGCGAGATTCATTGCTTCTGGATATTCTCGATCAGCAATGTTAAGAAACATTACTTGCAGAATTGAACCGGGCATCCCCAGAACAAAACAAATAACACATAATAAAAGGATTCCTAACCATGCAACATGGAACATTGCATTCATCAGTAATAAACAAACAAGGACAGTACCACTAATAATAGTAAGTTTAGTGATTCCAAAACGATTTGCGATTACGCCGGCACATATATTACCAAGAATAAAGGTAATCCCAATAAGTCCTAACAGCCATGTTAAGTTAGTCGTACTAAAGCCAAGAACATTGGTAATAAGTAGGCGAACATAAGTATAGAAGGTATATTCGGCGGACATCAAAGTTACCATTACGATAACCCCAAGAACTATCCGCCGATCCCTAAACAGTTGAACTTGGTTACCTAACGAAGCATTTTCTTGACGACTGTTTCGTGGTACTAGCCAGTATAAAAAGCCACAAATAATTACGGTTAAAACTGAGATTAAGGCAAAACTATCCCGCCAAGAAAAGGCATTACTAATTGCCGTGCCAACTGGGACCCCCACAATCGTAGCAATACTAAAGCCTGCAAACGTTGAAGCAACCAGCATTGCTCGCTTTTCAATTGGTGCAATCATACTTACAAAGACAAGAATCAATGAAATGATTGTCCCCGCGACCGCAGCTGTTACAATCCGCGAAACAAATAGCCAAAATAGG
This region includes:
- a CDS encoding IS3 family transposase; amino-acid sequence: MNRNTQSGGGKGLRYQAIKELNQENGWSISQLCKIADSSRDGYYKWLNRKPSRYHNEQAELLEAIVELEEEHNWTLGYLAMTTQLSFENRLSFTAGLKRITNCMRKHGIRSNIRKKKRNRIQRHEEYINDNLLQGQFNRETKNEVWVTDTTEVAYGEHTLHKVRVHVILDLYGRYALSYNISDTETSSAVIETFNRAFTVEPDAQPMVHTDRGSAYCSSMFNDYLASKNCIHSMSHPGHPWENSPIERWWNDFKLIWINKHNRPKTLAELEQLVKGAIEYFNTKRAYTSKNGLTAEQFRNQAS
- a CDS encoding MFS transporter → MSKFRLQSVVFVLTAFLLGCNEFMVVGVISDIAKSYQASLSTVGFLVTSFAIIYAICTPLITTFTGKFDRFKVLMVLMLIFLIGNTLTAVASNLFWLFVSRIVTAAVAGTIISLILVFVSMIAPIEKRAMLVASTFAGFSIATIVGVPVGTAISNAFSWRDSFALISVLTVIICGFLYWLVPRNSRQENASLGNQVQLFRDRRIVLGVIVMVTLMSAEYTFYTYVRLLITNVLGFSTTNLTWLLGLIGITFILGNICAGVIANRFGITKLTIISGTVLVCLLLMNAMFHVAWLGILLLCVICFVLGMPGSILQVMFLNIADREYPEAMNLASSLNPICTNVGVSIGSLTASISINFVQINQIGYVGAIYALVAVFGSFYLIKTSAK
- a CDS encoding LysM domain-containing protein: MNTNNLNGTRYIIQWGDTLSGISAATGIPMAKLCYDNNIQNANLIFAGDVLILNREGSVPAVYDPNVNPNVVAQTKITINNGPTTVNIAVQPQSVVKNYDNSDNSDHSTTIYKAGAVNSFNNNDNDNEQSASQSSSTKSPKHKKHQSSSIDASDIVSGLNDANDNDKLSFDEGDGGSDADELNVDSAAILKDAKKNDYDAILSEIESALGSKAKKDTTVYIEKDGNEIHVYASVNDDADSSNSSSTKDDEDSDSSSSSESESSDDSSQSSSDDEDSHSQATTSDQDTDTSDDE